ATATGTAATTCTGTCCCAATCGAAAGAGCACACAAAGTTCAATGCCATTTTGAGTCCAAAATGCTGTTCTCTTGCAACGGGTTTCAGTAGTGCAAAGAGTCTTGGGTAATAGTAATAGACACTATGTTGTCATCACAGAACACAAACCAGTTAATCAGTCAATCATCACACTGCGAGTTTAGTTCTTTGTTCAATTGATTTTCTCATTGAAGAATTGCCTATAGTATTCTTTACACTTCATAATGTTGAATTCAAACAATTAGATTTTCACTTGTGATTATTTTGTGCTCAATTCATGTTTTCCTTATTAGACATTTTCATGTTTTTACATGAAAGGTTCTCTGCACGTTTTTTATATTGACATGGTTTTCAGGGCTCTGTTCAATCTGTGTTGCTGAAGTGTTACAGATTGCGCGATAGCAATTTAAAGGTCATATCTgattgagctgacatatgcagtgtttactgTAAATGCAGTCTCCGCTTACGCAGGaacattacctttacatttcaatcacgctgtaacgcTGAACTTCTGCAAcgtggattgaatagagcccttagtgtATTGTAGTCACTATCATGGCTTTAAATTAATTCCAATGTTTTACAGACTATGGAATAATGTCTGATGATTGAAATAAAGCATGTTTATTCATCTAATGTGTTGTCTGGTgtcataaacatttttttttaaggagTCAGCTTATTGACTCATTTAGTCAACTAATATAGTTGAtttacagtcaaaagtttggacacctactcattcaagggtttttgtttatttttaccatgttctacattgttgaataataagacatcaaaacgatgaaataacacatatggaatcatgtagcaacctaaaaaagtgttaaacaaatcaaaatatattttagattcttcaaagtagctaccctttgccttgatgacagctttgcatacttttgaaattgtctcaaccagcttcataaggaatgcttttccaacagtcttgaaggagttcccatatatgctgagcacttgttggctgcttatccttcactttgcggtccaactcatcccaaaccatctcaattgggttgaggtcgggtgattgtggaggccaagttatctaatgcagcactccatcactatccttggtcaaatagcccttacacagcctggaggtgtgttgggtcattgtcctgttgaaaaacaaatgattgtcccactaagcgcaaaccagatgggatgccgtatcgctgcagaatgctgtggtagccatgctggttaaatgtgccttgaattctaaataaatcacagacagtcaccagcaaagcactcccacaccatcacacctcctccatgcttcatggtgggaaccacacatgcagagatcatctgttcacctactctgcgtctcgtaaagacacagtggttggaaccaaacatctcaaatttggactagtctaatgtccattgctcatgtttctcgGCCTAAGCaattcttcttattattggtgtcctttagtagtggtttctttgcagcaatttgaccatgaaggcctgattcaatcAGTCTCCTCtcaacagctgatgttgagatgtgtctgttacttgcactctgtgaagcatttatttggactgcaatctggACTGCAACCTTCTAATGAaggtatcctctgcagcagaagtaattctgggtcttcttttcctgtggcggtcctcttgatagccaatttcatcatagcgcttgatggatttTGCTACTGCCCtttatgtcttaaaataatgatggactgtcatttctctttgcttatttgagctgttcttgccataatatgtacttggtcttttaccaaatagggttatcgtctgtatatcacccctaccttgctCAAACGcatgaagaaggaaagaaattccacaaactcACTTTTGAAcaaattttgatttgtttaacacttttttggttactacatgattccatatgtgttatttaatagttttgatgtcttcactgttattctacaatgtagaaaatggtaaaaacaaagaaaaaccctggaatgagtaggtgtgtccaaacctttgactggtactgtactgtatgtggatAGACAGTTCCAACATTGAGATACATGCTTAGATTATAGAGACTGACTTGATTTGATATAATGTGATTTACTCATTGAAGTGTACATACATAGCACTACCGAAGTAAATATATGTCAGTTGATTACATTACATCAACAACACGGTACTATACAGAATTACAGAATACAGTATTGTAACACTTAACATTAATTTATGCATGTAGAAATGGTGACTTTAATAAAATCCTCAAGATCAATCATAGAATCAAGTGGCATCAACACTGGTTTTATAGAATACATATGGTTAAATATGGTACTGAAGTTAACAACTGacacagaatatatatatatgtatatagagacTCTTTCTTTAAATATCGGATTAAATGGAACAAAAAAATATAGAGTTTTGAGACTTCCACGCTACATACTTTTAAATAAACTCAGCTTACtcagtgttttcagtagttataATCAGAATTTTTCTATTGCACAGCGAAAAGGGATAAAACTTAAAAGTCCCGACACATTTGTGACTCTCTGGTCcgacccgtctcctcccctcctaAGGCTCTATGGACCTTACCTCACTGGCAAGCTGGAGTGGAAAGAAAAAAACTAAGGTCAGGAATAGGACTGGGATTTAGAAATCAGCTTGTTACCTGTCATGTACAAGAATATAAATCAACAGTTAAAGCCAGGGTGGTGTGGGACCTACAGCCATGGCAGACTTGATGTTCTGGAGCTGGAAGAAGACCCGCCCCCCCTCCTCAGGACACACTATCTTCAGCTCTTCTCTCGTCATCCCCAGGAGCATAGAGCCACTCAGCACACCCAGACAGCGCACCGTgctgatagacagagagagggagggaaggaaggggagaaAGTGAAGGAGACATTTTAACAAATCTGGGAAAAGAGAATACTTATCCTGTCATTTCTCATACTCACTTGTGATTGACTACAGTCGTTGTAAATTACATGTATGCCTACAGTGATCACTAAGCTATAACTATTGTGATTGGGAGTTTGAGTGGTCTTACATTTTACTGAAGCCCTTATACTCCAGCCAGGCCTTCACTTGGTCAGGCTTGGACCTCTTGGTTAGGGAGGGAGGACCACTGGTTTCCTGACAGGGGGGATAAGGTCTCTATAATGACATACTCATACAGTAAACGCCATACACATGGAGCATACACAGCAGGCTTTCCAGTATGAAGTTTTGCTGAGTGTTGGGGTATCTTGCCTGCTTTTCCTGCTCCTTGTCCTGTGACTCCAGTACATTGTTGGGTATgaagccctcctctcctctgttgctcCTTACTCGCCACCATTTCTTTGACATGTCCAGTAGCTGTGGATGCACAgagcacatactgtacacactcttGTGTCAAAACCTCCTATTGAGCGGGCAGACAGACTTCAGAGTGCTGTTTTTAACATGTAGTAGTGTTGAGTAGGCTCACCTGAACCACCTCTCCCTTGGAGATGCTCAGCTCTCTGTTGTTCCTTGCCGTGAAGTCATACATCACACGCATGTAACTGGGATCTGGCTCATCTGGACTGAAAACACATACATAGATCTATAGACGCACACAGACCAGCATGTATCCATAATCATTTCATGGCTTTTAAATTGTATATAATACTTTGATAATGCATACCGTGATGGTGGAGGCTTGAATGGGGCCAACCTCTACAGGGGAAAAGTTTGGAAGAACTTATTGAAAAAAACCTTATTGGAATTACCCAGCCGGTACAGAACTATAAGATGCAGCTCACTGGGCAAATACCTTTTCAGGGGTGGAGCGCGGACTCTGACTCTGTTTCTGACTTGGCTGCCTTCTCTCAGGCTCTCTCCCTGGGAGAGAGTGGGTCAACTCCAGGGGCTGCCAACCATCATAGAACTCCAGAGTGTAGGTAGGGATGTCCTCATCATCCTCTAGCCATTTTGTACTGTTAAGACATCAGGGATACAGGGAGCCCTTGTCAAAATGTATGGAAGTACACAGAGCACCACTGACTGACAGTAACTCCCCATTCCCAGATACCCATTGGTGAGTGGTGTGATGCATGTGTCCCACCTGGGGACGTTCCAGGCGTCTCCCAGCGACTGCCACAGCTGGTCCTCCTCAGGAGTGGCCTCCTCACTCAGCAGACGGATACACTCAGGCTTCAGCAGGGGCGCCACGATGGTGGGGGGCAGCTCCTCAGGGCTGTGGGACACCACCTGGAGAAGGGAGGGTGTAGCGGTAGGCGGTCAGGTAACTGGGTTTGAACTGTTTTAGCAGTTGATTCTACAGCAGCACTTGCCACGAAGGGTGGAAACAAGCCTTCTGAACTCATTGATAGGAAGATGTATCATGTACTGTCAATTATTTTAGGCTGGTTCAAAACACTACTTTGAAAATGGTTCATGGGTGGGTCAAGAGCTGCGTAGAAAACAAAGATGGAGTAAGCAGTAGGAGTAACTTACAAATGCCAGGGTGGAGAAGAGGCAGTGGACAAATTCCGGAGCACTGGGATGACTAATCTTTCCATTGAGCTCCCCCTGTCACAGTAACCAGACCAAAGGTACTTGATTAAGCTCTCAGATTAAATGACTAGCATGTATTACATCATGAGTGTGCAACACAGATATTTTGATACACACCAGAAGGTTGAACCCGCATTTGATTTTCTGGAGACAGGTTTCAAATTCCTCTGCTGGTGGCATGCCTTTAATGCCttggaaatttaaaaaaacaaacaaatggcaTCAAAATACAAAAACCTCAGATCAGTTTCCCCACTGCCACTGCCATGTTGCACCTGAATATGGGATATCCCCAGGGGTTCAGGTGGGGGAGCCAAGATAAATGTTAAGGTTATTCCAAAttaaaggctctgcatggtcaatctgGTGTCTGCAGAAATCAGTGTATTCATACCTCTTGTGcttcacagagcagagcagttgagtttgtgtttatacaggacctcccgcccccaacataccgcccccacctaccgtcaaccaatcatgtcattGCAGAGCTATACGGAGCCCTTTGCTTTGTTACAAAATGTGGGAGATCCTTACTTTGGTTTATCATACCTTTAAATGTATACCCACATGGTAGCTCTGGCTCCACTGGTGTAGCCTTCTTTGGAATAAGGAGAAACACACACCTTTATCCTTattcttcttctttctctttttcttcttctcggCTTTGGATGCTGCAGCAGCGACTTGGCCCATAAAGATCTCaatgtcattgaaaatatgatTCACGAtgtcctgtagaaaaacaaaGAACATGTTATACAATATCCATATGCAAACCACTACATTCACCTTAAAGGgcaaatctgcagttgctacatcaatttCTGGACTtatgatatatacagtgccttgcgaaagtatttcgcaatttttttgtgaagaatcaacaacaagtgggacttaatcatgaagtggaacaacatttattggatatttcaaacttttttaacaaatcaaaaactgaaaaattgggcgtgcaaaattattcagcccctttactttcagtgcagcaaactctctccagaagttcagtgaggatctctgaatgatccaatgttgacctaaatgactaatgatgataaatacaatccacctgtgtgtaatcaagtctccgtataaatgcacctgcactgtgatagtctcagaggtccgttaaaagcgcagagagcatcatgaagaacaaggaacacaccaggcaggtccgagatactgttgtgaagaagtttaaagccggatttggatacaaaaagatttcccaagctttaaacatcccaaggagcactgtgcaagcgataatattgaaatagaaggagtatcagaccactgcaaatctaccaagacttggccgtccctctaaactttcagctcatacaaggagaagactgatcagggatgcagccaagaggcccatgatcactctggatgaactgcagagatctacagctgaggtgggagactctgtccataggacaacaatcagtcatatattgcacaaatctggcctttatggaagagtggcaagaagaaagccatttcttaaagatatccataaaaagtgttgtttaaagtttgccacaagccacctgggagacacaccaaacatgtggaagaaggtgctctggtcagatgaaaccaaaattgaactttttggcaacaatgcaaaacgttatgtttggcgtaaaagcaacacagctcatcaccctgaacacactatccccactgtcaaacatggcggtggcagcatcatggtttgggcctgcttttcttcagcagggacagggaagatggttaaaattgatgggaagatggatggagccaaatacaggaccattctggaagaaaacctgatggagtctgcaaaagacctgagacggggacggagatttgtcttccaacaagacaatgatccaaaacataaagcaaaatctacaatggaatggttcaaaaataaacatatccaggtgttagaatggccaagtcaaagtccagacctgaatccaatcgagaatctgtggaaagaactgaaaactgctgttcacaaatgctctccatccaacctcactgagctcgagctgttttgcaaggaggaatgggaaaaaaattcagtctctcgatgtgcaaaactgatagagacataccccaagcgacttacagctgtaatcgcagcaaaaggtggcgctacaaagtattaacttaagggggctgaataattttgcacgcccaatttttccgtttttgatttgttaaaaaagtttgaaatatccaataaatgtcgtcccacttcatgattgtgtcccacttgttgttgattcttcacaaaaaaatacagttttatatctttatgtttgaagcctgaaatgtggcaaaagttcgcaaagttcaagggggccgaatactttcgcaaggcactgtatatatatattgattcttgaagaatatcatttacaaatgcctcatgagcttagttcaactgccgCACCCCTTCAGGACCCGGAATATAAGCTTGTTACGCCAATGTTTttaaacaaaataaatgtaaacaaacactgtatagcctcaaaacatgcttAAAACTATTATTTTGATATCACGGATGGACAattcttgcatccatagctctgtctatgaatttgagagtggttactttTCTCCCACCCCATCCATCAGCTTTTTACAGGAACAGTGGCAGGACAAATgcattgttattgtttcaactgctgattgcccctttaagctaTCATCCACAGTActgctaacattaataatataatGATAGAGGCAGAGCA
This sequence is a window from Oncorhynchus kisutch isolate 150728-3 linkage group LG1, Okis_V2, whole genome shotgun sequence. Protein-coding genes within it:
- the LOC109895884 gene encoding epidermal growth factor receptor kinase substrate 8-like protein 3 isoform X1, which codes for MYSPYGLDSSSYAGSVQSVQSNGNSVDDRLSQISNLSRPSAKSIYMQRKEYADSITKMMNKFQYRVEHLFTCDLDGREVRDVNDCVERLKLLDGMGRVWGQDMVLEVRDGNLLLTDIETKEELESLALSSIMELKAVMDSCVYNSLLTATVKDHSKRTTSVFIFQCEDLRADFIKRDLERVLPHQRDDVNNHSNNSRSNLEVMAGHQIVRNLQNADPPTEQREWTPPEDPSAQWSAPDYDEDPTPVPTPTPATPREEPPPPRKETPVQHLFMEEEPEPEPEPALVSPPRPYTETNRNVDIVNHIFNDIEIFMGQVAAAASKAEKKKKRKKKNKDKGIKGMPPAEEFETCLQKIKCGFNLLGELNGKISHPSAPEFVHCLFSTLAFVVSHSPEELPPTIVAPLLKPECIRLLSEEATPEEDQLWQSLGDAWNVPSTKWLEDDEDIPTYTLEFYDGWQPLELTHSLPGREPERRQPSQKQSQSPRSTPEKRLAPFKPPPSRPDEPDPSYMRVMYDFTARNNRELSISKGEVVQLLDMSKKWWRVRSNRGEEGFIPNNVLESQDKEQEKQETSGPPSLTKRSKPDQVKAWLEYKGFSKITVRCLGVLSGSMLLGMTREELKIVCPEEGGRVFFQLQNIKSAMALASEVRSIEP
- the LOC109895884 gene encoding epidermal growth factor receptor kinase substrate 8-like protein 3 isoform X2, giving the protein MYSPYGLDSSSYAGSVQSVQSNGNSVDDRLSQISNLSRPSAKSIYMQRKEYADSITKMMNKFQYRVEHLFTCDLDGREVRDVNDCVERLKLLDGMGRVWGQDMVLEVRDGNLLLTDIETKEELESLALSSIMELKAVMDSCVYNSLLTATVKDHSKRTTSVFIFQCEDLRADFIKRDLERVLPHQRDDVNNHSNNRSNLEVMAGHQIVRNLQNADPPTEQREWTPPEDPSAQWSAPDYDEDPTPVPTPTPATPREEPPPPRKETPVQHLFMEEEPEPEPEPALVSPPRPYTETNRNVDIVNHIFNDIEIFMGQVAAAASKAEKKKKRKKKNKDKGIKGMPPAEEFETCLQKIKCGFNLLGELNGKISHPSAPEFVHCLFSTLAFVVSHSPEELPPTIVAPLLKPECIRLLSEEATPEEDQLWQSLGDAWNVPSTKWLEDDEDIPTYTLEFYDGWQPLELTHSLPGREPERRQPSQKQSQSPRSTPEKRLAPFKPPPSRPDEPDPSYMRVMYDFTARNNRELSISKGEVVQLLDMSKKWWRVRSNRGEEGFIPNNVLESQDKEQEKQETSGPPSLTKRSKPDQVKAWLEYKGFSKITVRCLGVLSGSMLLGMTREELKIVCPEEGGRVFFQLQNIKSAMALASEVRSIEP